In the genome of Pyrobaculum islandicum DSM 4184, the window CACCGCGGCCTCTGCAAGAAGTTCAACATCGTGCTAAACGCCGACGTAAACGCCGCGAGAAACATAGCCGCGAAGCTCGGCCACAAGACGCCAACGCCGAGGAGGATAGAAGCCTACTATCCCACGTCGAACGGATTAACCCCGGAGAGGGGAAACGGCCGAGACCCCCACAGTGGAAACCCCGCCTAAGGGGAGGGGGTCATAAACCACTGGGCAAATATTTTTAACATGGAATGTCGCAACCCCTACAATGAAGTATCTTATTGGTAGAGATTTTGCATTTCCAGAGTATATGCCAAGATTTCCGCCATTTTACGAGTTTGATATTCTTAAAATGTACCTCAATATTACAATAAATATTGAACAAAGAGCTGTAGAGGGCTTAGTTAAATATAGAGTAAAGGCGAAAAAAGATTCTGCAAAGGTTTTACTAGATGCTGTTGAAATCGATTTACTAGACGTAAGCCACGAATTTTATTACGACGGAGAAAAGATAGAGATCAGGCCGCAGTGGAAAGCCGGCGAGGTTGTTGAAGTAGCGGTAAAATACAGAGCTAGGCCTCGGGCTGGGATGTACTTCGTCACCCCCCATGGCCAAAGGAGAAGCGTCTACGTGTGGACCCAGGGGGAGAGCGAGTACAACCGCTACTGGGTTCCGCTACCGGATTCCCCCAACATAAAGTTCCCGTGGACTGTGGCGGTGACGGTGCCTAAGCCCCTCGTCGCGGGAAGCAATGGGCTGTTGGTGGAGATCAAGGAGGGGGAGGACAGCCGGACCTACGTCTGGGAGATGAGACACCCCATGTCTCCATATCTCTTGGCCATAGCCGCCGGCGACTTCGAGATATATAGCGAGAAGTGCGGCGAGGTTTTGCTGGAGTACTACATCCCGAGGTACATAGGCGGCGAGTGGCGCTATAGCTTCTACAACACTTGTGACATAATGCGGTTCTTTTCGGAATATCTCGGCGTTCCCTACCCCTACGAGCGATATGCCCAGGTAGTGGTGCCAGAGTTCATATACGGAGGGATGGAAAACACGACATTTACCATACTTACGGACTGGACTATACACGACAAACACGCCCACTGTCCCTACGGCGAGTTCCCCTGCCCCGGCCAGGAGGACTTCTCCTCCGATCCGCTGGTTGCCCACGAGATGGCTCACATGTGGTTTGGCGATTTAGTCACGGCAAAAGACTGGGGGCACATAGCGATAAACGAGTCCTTCGCGACCTTCATAGAGGCGTTGTGGACCGAGAGGTCCAAGGGCCGGGAGGAGTACCTCTACGAGATTTATACAAACTTCAAGACGTATCTGGGCGAGTACTCCCGCCGCTATTCGAGGCCTATTGTTACCAACGTCTATAAGATCCCTGACGAGGTCTTCGATAGACATGCCTACGAGAAGGGGTCTGTCGTCCTCCACATGCTGAGGAGTCTCCTCGGCGACGACGTCTTTAGGAGGGGGCTGAAGGTATTTCTGGAACGGAATAGGTATAGGGCTGTGGATATAGAGGATCTCCGGAAGGCTCTAGAGGAGGCGGCGGGGAGAGATCTGGAGTGGTTCTGGAGGCAGTTTTTCTACTCGGCTGGTCACCCCGTGTTAAAAATCTCGTGGAACTATTCAGACGGCGTTATAAAACTACAAATTAAACAAACGCAAGGCGAGGACAGCTACCCGGTTTACACTCTCCCCCTCGAGATTAAGATAGTGTATGAAGACGGAAAGAGAGAAACTAGAGAAATTATGCTGGATGAAAAAGAGGCAACTTTACACATATCTGGAGGCAAGCCAAGGTATATATGTATAGACCCCGCTTTTAAAGTAATGAAAGCGCTAGATCTTCAGTATCCTCTGGAGTCTGCAATTGCTATGCTTGACGACGAAGATTTCTACTGCCGTATCCAGGCTGTAGAGGTACTTAAGAAAAATGGGAGTGTAAAAGCTGTTGATGCCTTAGCCAGGGCGTTACAAGATAAATTCTGGGGCGTGGCTACAGAAGCCGCCAAGGCCCTTGGGGAAATTGGAACAGCTTATGCAGTTACTAAACTAATAGAGAGTTATCACATAGTTTCTCATCCAAGAGTTAGACGAGCTATAGTCGAAGCCCTAGGCTCCTCAAGACGGAAAGAAGCAGCAGAATTTCTAGACAAAATACTGCATAACCAAAACGAAAGTTATTATGTGAGAGCAGAGGCGGCGAGAGCACTCGGCAAGATTAAGTGGGAGTTTGCCGAGCATAGTTTAAAAAGAGCCTTGGAATATACAAGCCACCTAGACGTGATTAAGAGGGGAGCTTTGGAAGGGCTTGCAGAGCTAGGGACAGACGATGCTTTAAAAATAGTATTGCGTCATACTGAACTAGACATGCCCACTTATGTTAGAGTAACTGCTGTACAATCTCTAGCTAAGTTTGGCCCACGTAGAGAAGTCCTAGAAACCATCAGAGCCGCTCTCCGCGATGAAAACTTTAGAGTTAGATATGCAGCAGTAACGGCAGCACTTGAGTTATTAGATCAGCGTCTCATACCGGATTTACAGGAGCGCATGGAAAGAGATGTAGACGGTAGAATTAGACGTGTGGCTAGGGAGGTTATTGAGAAAATCAAGAGGGCTATGGAGAGGGGGGCTGAGTACCAGAAGTTGAGAGAAGAGGTAGAAAAACTACGTGACGAATATAGAAAACTACTTGACCGAATAGGCAAACATTGATCCTATGCCTGTAAAAATCATCGATCATGTTTACGCCCAGTATCTCCTTACTCAATTAAGAAACAGAAATACAAAAGGTATTGACTTTAGAAAGGGACTTGTAAGACTAGGACGTATCGTAGGGTATGAGCTTGTAAGGTATTTCCCGACTAGAGAGGTAGAGGTAGAGACTCCTTTAGGCAAGGCTGTGGGTATTGAAATACTGGGTCTTGACAAAGTTATAATTGTACAAATTCTCCGCGCTGCCATGCCCTTTGTCGAAGGTCTATTAAAGGCTTTTCCACAAGCACGTCTAGGCGTGATAGCTGCAAGAAGGAAGGAGGAGGGGGGTGTAGTAGACGTGGAGGTTTTCTACTCAAAAATTCCAACCGTCGAAAGGGAAGACATAGTCATAGTAGCAGACCCTATGTTAGCCACAGGCATTACGATGACTAGAGCAATAGAGGAGGTTTATAGAGTGGGACAACCTGGAAGACTCATTGTAGTCTCTGTAATTGCCACGCCTGTGGGTATTGAGCGTGTTTTATCTAAATATCCGGAGACAGAGATCTTTGTAGTAGCTATAGATCCCACACTTAACGATAAAGCTTTTATAGTGCCCGGTCTGGGCGACGCCGGCGATCGTGCCTTCTCAACTTAGTGTCCGTATTGTGATATATGCCCAGTATCCCACGGCCAAATACGCTAGGTAGGGCAGGCCGTATCTCGCCTTAATCCACTCCTTTTCGGTTTTAATAGCCGTAGGATTGTATTTCTCCATATCTTTTACCTCTCCCACTATATATTTAAGCGGATTTTTTAAAAACTCTTGACGTGACACACAGACATGAGTTATTTTTTCCAAGGCCGACATTTGACACGGTCTCTTACGGTTTTTTAAGTACAGCCATAACATAGTTAGAGGTAGCAAGAGGGATCCGGCTATAACTACCACAAACGGAGTTGGCAAAAAGAGTACAGGTGGCGCGGCGCTAATAAGCGCTAGCGCTATAGAGTCGGCGTATCCGGCCCCCAACAGTCTCATAGACAGAGCCAATGCGGCGCCTATAGCAAGCGAGAAGAGGTAGAGCGGGCTCCCCCAGTTTAGGTATATCAACATGGCGGCAGGAGCCGCTGACGCTATGAAGATCCGCGGATCTATCTCCCTGGTCTTGAGGTCTTGTATTGCCGCAATCGTCAGCAAAATGCCGAGAGCTACCTCGCCTATCATCGCTGGAGTCTCCTCTTTAAGGCGTCGATCCGCGGAGTTGCCAGGGGATTCACCCCTTTGGTTTCCGCAAGTTTAACTGACGCTATACCAACTTCCCTAAGGAAAGAGAGTATACCTCTTGGGTGCATCTCCACTGTGTATTGTACCCCGCCGAGGATTTCTAACGTCGCTTTTACCCGCTCACGGTGTTCTGGCGGTATATGGGGACTTGTCAATGCCACCACGGGCCGTTCAGCTCCCTCAATCCAATTATGGTGAGCCTCTGGGAGGATCTCTACAGAGGGCTCTATCTTGCTATTTTCATTAAATTCGTTTTTTACGCGGTACGCCACGCCCCTCATGCTCTCAGGCGCTACAATAGTCGGTCTTTTTTGAAACTCTACAATCAAGCTTTGGACAAGGCCCTCGTTTATTGGCTCTAAGAAGTCAGGAATTTCAATATTTATACCATAGATGTGACGTATTACGTGGAGAGCCGCTGTAAATAGCTGTGGAAGCGCGGCGCGTGGCGCAGAGGCCTTTGGCACTATTACTGTTGGAATACCGGCTTGCGCAAGTCTGCCGCCCGTGGTTATGGCTATAGCCGGAATTCTCTTCTTTTTTGCATATTCTACAGTATATAGAGTTTCTACGGTGTTCCCAGAGTAAGACACAGCAATTAACAAACCGTCTCTAGCCCTTAAAAAGTAGTCTTTTACAGGTATCACTTCAAAATCCCAATTCCACACTATGGAAAGATCTCTAATAAGATCCCCCACTACGCCAGAGCCGCCCATACCGCTAATATAAAGCCTAGGCGTCGGCTCTATCGATATTTCCACTCCTTCTATACGGTAACTAAGCGGTATGTTGACATTCTTTATTATATAGCGTTCCCAGCTTAGGTAGTCTTCCAACATGTTCACATTACTCATTGAGACGGCTTTTAAAATATACAAAAAGTATAAGATGTGCCTCGCTTTAGCGTTGTCATAAACGGCGTTGAGATATCTAGAGAGTGGAATTGGGAGCAGATTTTAAAAGTCAAGGAGGAGCTAAAGAAGTTAGGGTTTCGATGGAACGGCTCGAGTTGGCAAGGGAGGACAAAAGACCTAGGCATATTGACGAGAGTTAAACACCTCCTGGAATTAAGCCACGAAGAATACATGTCTATTCTCTCAACTATAAGCCACAATGCTTCAGGCGGTGCAATTTTGATAATCGGATCACTACCCGATGAGTTAAAAAACAGCGTAATTACCAGTGAAGGTGATGTCCATCTTGTATCTTTAACAGGATTTCTCAGGAGGTTTATCGCCGAGAGTAAAGAGATAAGTCGCGTATCTAGTTTCGAAGAGTTAGTAGAGATAGGCGGAGAGAGGTTAAGAGAGACTCTCCGAGGAGTCCAGGTATTAGGCGACTTAGAGAGTGCCATAAGAAATGCAAAGGAATTTGTACTGTCGTCAAACAAACTGAGAGAACTCTTTTTAAAGAGGAGAAGTTGGAGAACGGCCTCTGTAGGACCAAATTACGCTAAAGTTAACTTTTTAGCGTCTGGCTTATTAAAGCGGCTTGGAGAAATTAAGCTTAAGTACAATATAGTCAATAAAGACGGCGATCTTGAAGAGCGCGATTTAAAACTTGTAAATATTTTGAAAAATGAGAACTACTATATAATTAGATTTCCTATATTTATAAGAGATAGAATTATAAAAATATTAGAGGAATTTGGTTATGTAATAGAGAGTTTAAATATGAGATATCCCAGTGTTGAATACAAAAAGTCGTTTTCCCTATACCCATTCCAATCGGAAGCTGTAGAAAGTTGGGTTAGGTACGGCATGAGAGGCACTGTCGTTATACCGACAGGCGGCGGAAAAACTTTTGTCGGCCTTGAGGCTATACGTAGAACTGGAGTTTCCGCCTTAGTTTTAGTAGTAACTAAAGAGTTGGCACTACAATGGGTTGAACGAATTAGGAAGTATTTAGGCGTCTCTCCCGGCATGCTTGGCGGCGGCGTAAAAGATTTAAGAGATGTGACAGTTGCGATCTATAACTCCGCTGTTAAATACATTGATGAAATCACAGGAAGATACGGCCTTGTGGTCTTTGATGAAGCTCACCACGTCCCCGCAGAGACATTTAAAGAAGTTGCGCTAAACTTAGACTCGCCCTACAGATTAGCACTTTCAGCAACGCCAGAGAGAGAGGACAAAAACGAGCACCTAATTTTTGAAGCCGTGGGGCCGATTGTATACAGGGTCTCCTATCGCTCAATGATAGAGGCTGGTCTAGTCGTCCCTGTGGAACACTACAGAGTTTATGTTAGGATGACAAAAGAAGAAGAAGAGACCTATCGTTCTCTGCCGGCTGACAATGCAATACTATTAAGAAACGCCGCGGCGAAAAGCAGTAGAAAAATAGAGGTAGCATTGCGTATAGTCTCTAGAGAGGTTGCGCTTGGTTCAAAAGTGTTAGTTTTTACACAATTTATAGACCAAGCAGAGGAGGTATACAGAAGGTTACGAGAAATGAAGATAGCCGCAGAGCTCATCACCTCAGAAGAGGGAAATCGCGAGATTGCGCTAAGGCGGTTTAGCTCTGGAATTAGTAACGTAGTTGTAACTACGACAGTTTTAGACGAGGGGGTAGATGTGCCAGACGCCGAAGTGGCTGTCATAGTGAGCAGCACGGGATCTAAGAGACAGATGATACAACGAGTTGGCCGTGTGGTCAGAGCGGCTGCCGGCAAAAAAGCCGCTAGAGTATACGAGATAATTACTAGAGGAACTATAGAGGAGGCGTTGTCAGAAGCGCGCCACTTTAACGATGTAGTAGAGGAAGTTATCTGCAAAAGAGTCTTAGAACAAGACCTAGACACACTTCTTAATAGAACTACGTCGTTAACTAAGTGGCTGAGAGGGGGAATCCATTAGATATTCTGTGCTAAGTATGATTCGTATTTCTCTATCAACTCTGGCGAATCTTTTTCCTCAGGTACTAATAGTATATACTCAATGTCCTCCTCTGCATATCTATAGCTTTTCCAATATCTAAACCTCAGTTCCTTAGGTAGGTACAACATAGCTAATCTCCTATCGCCGAAGGCGTGTCTCATTTTACAATCGCAACCGTCCACTGGTTGATCTGTAAGAATATGGTACCCCACGCCGCAATCACAGAGCCAATATTCTTTATTTTTTACATGGGTAAAGATAAAGGCGTCTACTCTATCTTGTACTCTTCTATATATTGGCTCTATTACCCCCTCTATATAGAGTATAGGCTCTACAGTGAAGTGTATCGGCATGATTGCGACATATCCCGTGGCTGTCCTCCAGTAGTATTTTCTATTCTTTTTCACCGGCTCAATTATGCCCTCAAAGTAGAGTTTGTTAAGTACTCTCAATACTTTATGTCGCGGCTGTTTAAGTAAATTTACAAGCTCTGATGTAGTCACCTCACCTCTCTCGCGTAATATACGCAATATCTCTTCTCTTAAATCCATGTCACTTTTTCAGTATATATATAAAAATTTTATTGTGATATACAAACAGCTTTTATATACTGAGGCGAGAAGCTCTCCGAAGATCAGAATGTATTACATAAGTTCTACTTTTGTCTCTGGCTTCATTCTTTAAGCTTCTGTTTTCATACGTATGTGATAACCACTCTACAGCGTTCCATTACGTTTCCCCCCATCAGGCTAAAAAAGATAGACGACTATGTAATATACATTACAACGCACGAAGTCTCGCTTGAAGAACTAAAAGAGAGAGGATTTGATATCGGAAAAGGCAAAGGAGATATCACAAGATTTCTAGAACGGCTAAAGATAGTTGAAGTACTGAACGGCTCTGTGCGACTAACTGCATTAGGTAGACGGTTTGTTACTCTTAAGGAGATTCTCGGCTTGTCTATATATCATGCGCTGTTTTTCCAAAGAGTTCCACAATATAGGCTTTTGGTAGAGATATTAAAGGAAGTTAGAGAAGTTAGACGTGAGGATTTATATAACCTTGTAAATGACCGTATATCGAAGATGTCGCCGACGGCATGGGTAAATAAAGTCGCGTTTAAAACCTTGTTACAAATTGCAGAAGATCTAAACGTTGCAAAGAGAAACGGAAATATCTATAGCTTCCTGGAAGATCCCGTAGAGAGATCAGTAATCGAGTACTATGAAAGATACGGTGTAAAAATAGGCCAAAGCTTCTACGTACGTCCAGATGCAGTAATAATAAAAGAATGTGGAAAAGAGGAGCCTCCATACGGTCTCTACAGAGTTGATGCCGTATGTACAGTGTCAAATATATATAACATTTTTACAGAGTGATAATAATGAAGAGAAGAGAGGAGAGACGTACCACCTTGTTTGACTTTATACAGCAGGAGAAGAAACTGGAAGAGCGCGCGCCAAGTAGGGATATATCTGAAGAACTATATCAAATGCTCAAAACTAGACGGCAGGTAAGTAAAGAGGAAGTTACAAAATGGGCAAAAGATAGGGGGGTGACAACCGTAGAGTTGATAAAAGCTATAGAGAAGCTTATAACAGAAAAAAAGATAAAAAAGCGGCTTGACGACGAGGGAAACTTAGTCTATGAGGTAATATAAGTGCTGATGTTATACAGGTTTACGGTTATAGTTCCGTTGTAACTCAGGTCTATACAGGAGGCAACAACGATAGGCCCTGATTTATTTGCCGACAGAAAACAACTAGTATGTCTTGTAGCTTCAAAGACAGATTTATAGTAAAGTAACTCCGACATAAGATATCCGGTATAAGTCGCCAATATAACGCAAATTGAAAAAAGAAGCGTTGCTATTACACCCTCTACTATATTCATGACGAGAAGATTTCGCGTAGCATCTCAATATGACTAAATGCATATAGTGCTACGTAAAGCGTTGCGAGCGCTAATACTGTCATTAACAAGTGGTACAAAATTCTCATAGTCGAGCTATAAATGTGTTCATATACTCTATATCTTTTAATACTCCCTTAATTATTAATAAAAGACTATCCCATGGAAATATTATTACAAATATTAATAATAATATAGAAACTACGGCGGCGACGACAGCACTGAGTAGAGTCTCTTCTAGAACTTTCACATATCTATCATGTAGTTTAAAAGCTAATGTATAAAAAGCTTAAAAAGCAGCACAATCTTCATGACCAATGGGGATTTTAAACTCCTGCCCAGTTATAATCCTCATAAAGTAGAGACAGCAGTACTAGAGTTTTGGGATAAGAACAGAATATTTGAGAAATGGAAGACTTGGCGCGGCGGCCCTATATTCGCCTTTCTAGAGGGGCCTCCTACCACAAACGGCATGCCACATGTAGGACATATCAGAGGCCGTACGTATAAAGACGTAGTATTGAGGTTTTATAGACTTTTGGGCTACGACGTATGGCCACAAGGCGGCTGGGATATGCAAGGCATGCCCGTCGAGTGGGAGGTAGAGAAGAGACTTAAGCTAAAGAGTAAGAAAGAGGTGGAACTGTACGGGCTTGAACAGTTTGCAAAAGAGTGCAATAAGCTAGTAGACGAATACCTCGCCTACTGGAGAGAGTGGGGAACCAGGAGACTAGGACTTTGGCTAGACATAGATAACGCATATGAGACTAGGAGACCTGCATATATAGAATACGTTTGGCGGGTTATTAAGAGGGCGTATGAACGCGGCCTGCTCGTAGAGGACTACAGAGTGTTGTGGTTCTGCCCCAGGTGCGAGACTTCGCTTAGCGACCACGAAGTGGCGCTTGGCTACGAGGAGAGGAAAGACCCCTCGATATACGTCAAATTCAAAGTAGAGGGGCGTGAAAATGAGTATTTAATCATTTGGACCACAACGCCTTGGACTCTAGTTGATAATGAGGCCGTGGCGGTCCACCCGGAGTATGCCTACGTCAAGGTTGAGGTGGAAAATGGGGAAAGGTGGTGGGTCGCAGAACAGCTAGCGCCTAGGCTGATGGAACTGTTCGGGGTAAAGAGGTGGCATATCGTAGAGGTGAGGAAGGGCTCCGAGCTCTTCGGCCTCCGCTACATGCACCCACTTGCTGAAGAGGTGCCGGAGAGGGCGGGGAGAACCTACACAGTGGTCACCGCAGATTTCGTGACGCTAGATCAAGGCACAGGCCTTGTACACATAGCGCCCGGCCACGGCCCCGAGGACTTTGAAGTTGCTAGAAAGTACGGTCTCAGGGTTACAAACAGCGTGGAGATCAACGGCATATACAACGAAATGGGTGGCAAATACGCTGGGAAGTATGTACACGACGTAGATAAAGAAATCATCGAAGACCTCCGAAAGAAGGGCCTCCTAGTCAAGGCGGAGGAGATAAAGCATGAGTACCCCCACTGCTGGAGGTGCGGCACCAAGCTCATACTTAGGGCAGATAGACAGTGGTTCATTGCGATATCTAAGATCAGAGAGCATATGTACAAGGAGCTGAGAGGAGTAAACATAGTACCTCAGAAGCTCAGGGACAGATTCGATATCTTTGTCCAAAACGCTCGCGACTGGAACATTTCAAGGAGTAGAGTGTGGGGTACCCCCCTGCCGATATGGCGCTGTAAAAAAGATGGGAGGATCCTCGTCGTAGGGTCCCTGGAGGAGTTGAAGAAGCTGGCTAAGGAGCTCCCGCCGGTAGACGACTTCTGGCTTGTGCACAGGCCCTGGATAGACAGAGTAGTGCTGAAGACTGAGGACTGCGACGAGTGGGTTAGAGAGCCCTACGTGATTGACGTGTGGCTAGACAGCGGCGTTGCCTGGATCGCGGCTGTAGACGGAGAGAGGAACAGAGAACTCTGGTCTAAACTGTTCCCATACGACTTTGTGACCGAGGGCATAGACCAGACCAGGGGGTGGTTCTACTCGCTACTGGCGTCTGCGATGGTATACATCGGGAGAGCGCCGTATAAAACTGTGTTAATACAAGGCCTCATCCTAGATAAATACGGCCAGAAGATGTCTAAGAGCAGAGGCAACGTCATCTGGGCCAAGGACCTCTTTGAGAAGTACGGCGCAGACCCAGTCCGTCTGTACATCCTATTGAAGGCGGCGCCTTGGGAAGACCTCGCCTTTGACCCCGACGAGGTAAAGATGGCTATAAGCAATTTAAACATACTATGGAACATCGTAAAATTTGCCGACATGTATATGTCACTTGATGGATTCTCTGCAGAGAAGTATCCGCTTGAGGAGTGGATAGACAAAGCTCTTGACGAAGATAGATGGCTATTGTCTGAACTCAACAAGTTGATAGAAGACTTTACGCAATATATCAGAAACTTTGAGTTTCACAAAGCGGCAAACCTCTGGAGGGACTTTATAGTTGAGACTTTAAGCCACCGCTATATAAGACTTCTACGTAGACGTGTTTGGACCGAAGAACCTAGCGCCGATAAATATGCCGCATATGCTGTCTTACACCATGTGTTAAAAAACGTGCTAATATTAGGCTCTATACTTGTACCATTTATCACCGAATATCTATGGCAGACATATGTTAAAAAATTCGAGAGAGAGACCGCAGAGTCTGTACATTTGGCGAATTATCCAACCGCAGGCCCCATAGATAAAGAGCTTATGGAAATCTTCCATGAGTTATTCACTGTCTTCTCTGCTTTAGCTGAGGCCAGAAATAAGGCTGGCATAAAACTCCGCTGGCCTATAAGAGAGGTTTACATAAACGGAGGGAGATATGTAGATAGATATAAGGAACTTCTAAAGTATCTAAGCAATGTAAAAGAGGTCAAAGTCGGCACATGTCCTAGCGAATATATAAAAGCTACAGAGGGCACAATCGAGGTTTGTATACCTGCTAAGCTAGAGCCTGAGCTTTACTATGAAGCGTTGGCAAGAGAAATCGTCCGTAGGATACAGGTCATGCGTAAAGAAGCTGGACTAGAGATAAACGACGTCATACAAATAGTAATAGACACAGAGTTGGAAGATGTTAAAAAAGCAGTAGAGATCTTCCAAGACTACATAAAACGAGAAACTCGCGCCATGGAGTTAAAAATTGCAAAAACGACAAGCGGCAAAGAGTGGGACATATTAGGCGAAAGAGTGACTATAGAAATTAGAAAAATATGACCGCACCGTCTGTCCCTAGGCTATTGCGCCTAGGGACTTTCTCCTCGTCTGCGCCTTCACCGGCGTCTCGGGCGTGGGGCCGGGTGGCCATCCTTGAGTGCTCGTTTCTCGATGTTTATGACGGCTGCCGCGTCTCTCCCCCACAGCTCTCATAGCCGTAGAGGCTATGACCGCACTCCCGCTCTAAAGGGCAGGGTTTTAAGTCGT includes:
- a CDS encoding M1 family metallopeptidase, which gives rise to MKYLIGRDFAFPEYMPRFPPFYEFDILKMYLNITINIEQRAVEGLVKYRVKAKKDSAKVLLDAVEIDLLDVSHEFYYDGEKIEIRPQWKAGEVVEVAVKYRARPRAGMYFVTPHGQRRSVYVWTQGESEYNRYWVPLPDSPNIKFPWTVAVTVPKPLVAGSNGLLVEIKEGEDSRTYVWEMRHPMSPYLLAIAAGDFEIYSEKCGEVLLEYYIPRYIGGEWRYSFYNTCDIMRFFSEYLGVPYPYERYAQVVVPEFIYGGMENTTFTILTDWTIHDKHAHCPYGEFPCPGQEDFSSDPLVAHEMAHMWFGDLVTAKDWGHIAINESFATFIEALWTERSKGREEYLYEIYTNFKTYLGEYSRRYSRPIVTNVYKIPDEVFDRHAYEKGSVVLHMLRSLLGDDVFRRGLKVFLERNRYRAVDIEDLRKALEEAAGRDLEWFWRQFFYSAGHPVLKISWNYSDGVIKLQIKQTQGEDSYPVYTLPLEIKIVYEDGKRETREIMLDEKEATLHISGGKPRYICIDPAFKVMKALDLQYPLESAIAMLDDEDFYCRIQAVEVLKKNGSVKAVDALARALQDKFWGVATEAAKALGEIGTAYAVTKLIESYHIVSHPRVRRAIVEALGSSRRKEAAEFLDKILHNQNESYYVRAEAARALGKIKWEFAEHSLKRALEYTSHLDVIKRGALEGLAELGTDDALKIVLRHTELDMPTYVRVTAVQSLAKFGPRREVLETIRAALRDENFRVRYAAVTAALELLDQRLIPDLQERMERDVDGRIRRVAREVIEKIKRAMERGAEYQKLREEVEKLRDEYRKLLDRIGKH
- the upp gene encoding uracil phosphoribosyltransferase, with translation MPVKIIDHVYAQYLLTQLRNRNTKGIDFRKGLVRLGRIVGYELVRYFPTREVEVETPLGKAVGIEILGLDKVIIVQILRAAMPFVEGLLKAFPQARLGVIAARRKEEGGVVDVEVFYSKIPTVEREDIVIVADPMLATGITMTRAIEEVYRVGQPGRLIVVSVIATPVGIERVLSKYPETEIFVVAIDPTLNDKAFIVPGLGDAGDRAFST
- a CDS encoding A24 family peptidase; amino-acid sequence: MIGEVALGILLTIAAIQDLKTREIDPRIFIASAAPAAMLIYLNWGSPLYLFSLAIGAALALSMRLLGAGYADSIALALISAAPPVLFLPTPFVVVIAGSLLLPLTMLWLYLKNRKRPCQMSALEKITHVCVSRQEFLKNPLKYIVGEVKDMEKYNPTAIKTEKEWIKARYGLPYLAYLAVGYWAYITIRTLS
- a CDS encoding bifunctional phosphoglucose/phosphomannose isomerase, yielding MLEDYLSWERYIIKNVNIPLSYRIEGVEISIEPTPRLYISGMGGSGVVGDLIRDLSIVWNWDFEVIPVKDYFLRARDGLLIAVSYSGNTVETLYTVEYAKKKRIPAIAITTGGRLAQAGIPTVIVPKASAPRAALPQLFTAALHVIRHIYGINIEIPDFLEPINEGLVQSLIVEFQKRPTIVAPESMRGVAYRVKNEFNENSKIEPSVEILPEAHHNWIEGAERPVVALTSPHIPPEHRERVKATLEILGGVQYTVEMHPRGILSFLREVGIASVKLAETKGVNPLATPRIDALKRRLQR
- a CDS encoding DEAD/DEAH box helicase, yielding MPRFSVVINGVEISREWNWEQILKVKEELKKLGFRWNGSSWQGRTKDLGILTRVKHLLELSHEEYMSILSTISHNASGGAILIIGSLPDELKNSVITSEGDVHLVSLTGFLRRFIAESKEISRVSSFEELVEIGGERLRETLRGVQVLGDLESAIRNAKEFVLSSNKLRELFLKRRSWRTASVGPNYAKVNFLASGLLKRLGEIKLKYNIVNKDGDLEERDLKLVNILKNENYYIIRFPIFIRDRIIKILEEFGYVIESLNMRYPSVEYKKSFSLYPFQSEAVESWVRYGMRGTVVIPTGGGKTFVGLEAIRRTGVSALVLVVTKELALQWVERIRKYLGVSPGMLGGGVKDLRDVTVAIYNSAVKYIDEITGRYGLVVFDEAHHVPAETFKEVALNLDSPYRLALSATPEREDKNEHLIFEAVGPIVYRVSYRSMIEAGLVVPVEHYRVYVRMTKEEEETYRSLPADNAILLRNAAAKSSRKIEVALRIVSREVALGSKVLVFTQFIDQAEEVYRRLREMKIAAELITSEEGNREIALRRFSSGISNVVVTTTVLDEGVDVPDAEVAVIVSSTGSKRQMIQRVGRVVRAAAGKKAARVYEIITRGTIEEALSEARHFNDVVEEVICKRVLEQDLDTLLNRTTSLTKWLRGGIH
- a CDS encoding helix-turn-helix transcriptional regulator, which produces MDLREEILRILRERGEVTTSELVNLLKQPRHKVLRVLNKLYFEGIIEPVKKNRKYYWRTATGYVAIMPIHFTVEPILYIEGVIEPIYRRVQDRVDAFIFTHVKNKEYWLCDCGVGYHILTDQPVDGCDCKMRHAFGDRRLAMLYLPKELRFRYWKSYRYAEEDIEYILLVPEEKDSPELIEKYESYLAQNI
- the ileS gene encoding isoleucine--tRNA ligase, which translates into the protein MTNGDFKLLPSYNPHKVETAVLEFWDKNRIFEKWKTWRGGPIFAFLEGPPTTNGMPHVGHIRGRTYKDVVLRFYRLLGYDVWPQGGWDMQGMPVEWEVEKRLKLKSKKEVELYGLEQFAKECNKLVDEYLAYWREWGTRRLGLWLDIDNAYETRRPAYIEYVWRVIKRAYERGLLVEDYRVLWFCPRCETSLSDHEVALGYEERKDPSIYVKFKVEGRENEYLIIWTTTPWTLVDNEAVAVHPEYAYVKVEVENGERWWVAEQLAPRLMELFGVKRWHIVEVRKGSELFGLRYMHPLAEEVPERAGRTYTVVTADFVTLDQGTGLVHIAPGHGPEDFEVARKYGLRVTNSVEINGIYNEMGGKYAGKYVHDVDKEIIEDLRKKGLLVKAEEIKHEYPHCWRCGTKLILRADRQWFIAISKIREHMYKELRGVNIVPQKLRDRFDIFVQNARDWNISRSRVWGTPLPIWRCKKDGRILVVGSLEELKKLAKELPPVDDFWLVHRPWIDRVVLKTEDCDEWVREPYVIDVWLDSGVAWIAAVDGERNRELWSKLFPYDFVTEGIDQTRGWFYSLLASAMVYIGRAPYKTVLIQGLILDKYGQKMSKSRGNVIWAKDLFEKYGADPVRLYILLKAAPWEDLAFDPDEVKMAISNLNILWNIVKFADMYMSLDGFSAEKYPLEEWIDKALDEDRWLLSELNKLIEDFTQYIRNFEFHKAANLWRDFIVETLSHRYIRLLRRRVWTEEPSADKYAAYAVLHHVLKNVLILGSILVPFITEYLWQTYVKKFERETAESVHLANYPTAGPIDKELMEIFHELFTVFSALAEARNKAGIKLRWPIREVYINGGRYVDRYKELLKYLSNVKEVKVGTCPSEYIKATEGTIEVCIPAKLEPELYYEALAREIVRRIQVMRKEAGLEINDVIQIVIDTELEDVKKAVEIFQDYIKRETRAMELKIAKTTSGKEWDILGERVTIEIRKI